The following proteins are co-located in the Candidatus Phytoplasma asteris genome:
- a CDS encoding dihydrofolate reductase — MINLITAFDGNYLIGKDNKLPWHYSQDLQYFKKITLNQNVLMGYETYKSLKNYFKNKPFNFKKTYVASLKHDLELPNCTVVSDLQSFMASDAAQDIFIIGGGKIYQQTLPWVTTLYITHILQRHQGNVFFPKIDLSQYQLIQKEIHPQLIFAIYQKKLDTPKC; from the coding sequence ATGATTAATTTAATTACTGCCTTTGACGGCAATTATTTGATTGGCAAAGACAACAAACTACCTTGGCATTATTCCCAAGATTTACAATATTTTAAAAAAATTACCCTTAATCAAAATGTTTTAATGGGGTATGAAACTTATAAATCCTTAAAAAATTATTTCAAAAATAAGCCCTTTAATTTTAAAAAAACTTATGTAGCATCTTTAAAACATGATTTGGAATTGCCTAATTGTACTGTTGTTTCTGATTTGCAATCCTTCATGGCAAGTGATGCTGCCCAAGATATTTTTATTATTGGTGGAGGAAAAATCTATCAACAAACCCTACCTTGGGTAACAACTTTATACATCACCCACATTTTACAAAGACATCAAGGAAATGTTTTTTTTCCCAAAATTGACTTATCACAATACCAATTAATCCAAAAAGAAATTCACCCACAATTAATTTTTGCCATTTATCAAAAGAAATTAGATACGCCCAAATGTTAA
- a CDS encoding lysophospholipid acyltransferase family protein, with product MLTFIFVVVWLTFVFLQTSKTMLVDFSFCYKLPVNLILGLLLAFLITFIILVFCLVLMTFSPPNHYFKGFVSRSLSRFVNRFLRIKVVVQNPHLIPSKENVVIYANHKSYTDPFVITSVIPRTLSFAPKQNFNCFFGTAWFLKLAFLSLDCMVISRDDIRKTAQNLIKAVPKVKNGMAMVVFPEGGIKDRNNEQAMPLLGGAFKIACKSKSSILPLTIKGASQIKNNRFWQKKVVEIIIHPPLKYDHYCNTNMHQVAIDVQNIINSSFN from the coding sequence ATGTTAACTTTTATTTTTGTTGTCGTTTGGCTAACATTTGTTTTTTTGCAAACTTCCAAAACTATGCTAGTTGATTTTTCTTTTTGCTACAAACTGCCAGTTAATTTAATTTTGGGCTTGTTGTTGGCTTTTTTAATAACGTTTATAATTTTGGTTTTTTGCCTCGTTTTAATGACTTTTTCCCCCCCTAATCATTATTTTAAAGGATTTGTTTCGCGTAGTTTGTCGCGTTTTGTCAACCGTTTTTTAAGAATTAAAGTAGTAGTTCAAAATCCTCATTTAATCCCTTCAAAAGAAAATGTTGTTATTTATGCCAATCACAAGTCATACACCGATCCTTTTGTTATTACAAGCGTTATTCCAAGAACTTTATCATTTGCTCCCAAACAAAATTTTAATTGTTTTTTTGGAACTGCATGGTTTTTAAAATTAGCTTTTTTATCTTTGGATTGTATGGTAATCTCAAGGGATGATATCAGAAAAACTGCCCAAAATTTAATAAAGGCAGTGCCTAAAGTTAAAAATGGTATGGCAATGGTAGTTTTTCCTGAGGGAGGCATTAAAGATAGAAATAACGAACAAGCAATGCCACTTTTAGGAGGGGCTTTTAAAATTGCTTGCAAAAGTAAATCTTCTATTTTGCCTTTAACTATCAAAGGAGCCAGTCAAATCAAAAATAATCGTTTTTGGCAAAAAAAAGTAGTAGAAATAATTATTCATCCTCCTTTAAAATACGATCATTATTGCAATACAAATATGCATCAAGTAGCTATTGATGTGCAAAATATTATCAACTCTAGTTTTAATTAA
- a CDS encoding OsmC family protein produces MIIFKTTAYFNPHLDDLCFFEEKEGITKKLVSALEPSNKQSGPVDLFCLSWAICFYKTSKKILAEQDYTNKDLKVKVTLEMQKDDKGFYFKPTAILGIQDMTLEQTEIIADATHKRCPISRLISADENVSVKVSNYNELITE; encoded by the coding sequence ATGATTATTTTTAAAACAACTGCTTATTTTAATCCCCATTTAGATGATTTATGTTTTTTTGAAGAAAAAGAAGGAATCACTAAAAAATTAGTTTCAGCTTTAGAACCAAGTAACAAACAATCAGGACCTGTTGATTTATTTTGTCTTTCTTGGGCAATTTGTTTTTATAAAACTTCTAAAAAGATTTTAGCAGAACAAGACTATACAAATAAAGATTTAAAAGTAAAAGTAACTTTAGAAATGCAAAAAGATGATAAAGGTTTTTATTTTAAACCTACTGCTATTTTAGGAATTCAAGATATGACGCTGGAACAAACTGAAATAATCGCAGATGCAACTCATAAAAGATGCCCTATTTCTCGTTTAATTAGTGCTGATGAAAATGTTTCTGTTAAAGTTTCAAATTACAATGAATTGATTACAGAATAA
- a CDS encoding super-infection exclusion protein B gives MFESIFFKFIFIVFICLLVIFIMNYFYRKNVKNKIINYLLSCSNLEQEILKSFLQNPHKTFPLTKDANITKNLLQLNIIFLKEIVSDAKYNNYVFNPLIKKIIHKNKDLKKIYHE, from the coding sequence ATGTTTGAAAGTATCTTTTTTAAATTTATTTTTATTGTTTTTATTTGTCTTTTAGTTATTTTTATAATGAATTATTTTTATCGCAAAAATGTTAAAAACAAAATTATAAATTATTTATTGTCTTGTAGCAATTTAGAACAAGAAATATTAAAAAGTTTTTTGCAAAATCCTCACAAAACTTTTCCCTTGACAAAAGATGCCAACATTACCAAAAATTTATTACAATTGAATATCATTTTTTTAAAAGAAATAGTTTCGGATGCTAAATATAATAATTATGTTTTTAACCCTTTAATAAAAAAAATTATTCACAAAAATAAAGATTTAAAAAAAATTTACCATGAATAA
- a CDS encoding YneF family protein encodes MNNIWLYVNPIIGFLLGGVLGAFLMFHWFKKHLQQNPPISEKQIKEMFRQMGRTPSEKQIRQIMNSMKQGK; translated from the coding sequence ATGAACAATATTTGGTTATATGTAAATCCAATTATAGGATTTTTATTAGGCGGGGTTTTAGGAGCTTTTTTAATGTTTCATTGGTTTAAAAAACATTTACAACAAAATCCTCCCATCAGTGAAAAACAAATCAAAGAAATGTTTCGCCAAATGGGTCGTACCCCTTCTGAAAAACAAATTCGTCAAATTATGAACAGCATGAAACAAGGCAAATAA
- the rsmD gene encoding 16S rRNA (guanine(966)-N(2))-methyltransferase RsmD, whose protein sequence is MTKTTIIIGGKFKGHKIKLVPSPQTKATSSLVKESIFNTLGASFQNKIFLDLFAGNGSYGFEALSRDAKQAYFVDASLKAFQTLKENHQKLKLDLEQSIIFYGHFIQALKKFQKANLIFDFIILDPPYFKDFYLPAFEYLDKLTHQNSIIICELHRKIVLPTQIKEFVLQKEKQYGNKKIQFYQKI, encoded by the coding sequence ATGACAAAGACAACAATTATCATCGGAGGAAAATTCAAAGGACACAAAATCAAACTAGTGCCATCACCTCAAACCAAAGCCACTAGCTCTTTGGTCAAAGAATCTATTTTTAATACTTTGGGAGCCTCATTCCAAAACAAAATCTTTTTAGATTTATTTGCAGGCAACGGTTCTTATGGTTTTGAGGCTTTAAGCAGAGATGCTAAACAAGCCTATTTTGTGGATGCTTCATTAAAAGCTTTTCAAACCTTAAAAGAAAACCACCAAAAATTAAAACTGGATTTAGAACAAAGCATTATTTTTTATGGTCATTTTATTCAAGCTTTAAAAAAATTCCAAAAAGCCAACTTGATTTTTGATTTTATTATTTTAGACCCTCCTTATTTTAAAGATTTTTATTTACCTGCTTTTGAATATTTAGACAAATTAACACATCAAAATAGCATTATTATTTGTGAATTACATCGCAAAATTGTTTTGCCTACACAAATTAAAGAATTTGTTTTACAAAAAGAAAAACAATACGGTAATAAAAAAATTCAATTTTATCAAAAAATTTAG
- the yqeK gene encoding bis(5'-nucleosyl)-tetraphosphatase (symmetrical) YqeK produces MLLHKIRQAVETKLKNYPLLLEHTIRVYRTATKMARHYNKPLLPIQIAALFHDYTKNDTLEQQKPYLTQANIQKYSKTPAIFHALSAANILKKEFGITNVTILNAIKKHVWGDKKMNYCDKIVLLSDKLEPQRNFSQIKYFQKLAYFNLNQAIYELLKSNFDYFSQKGSPLPYNYQEILSSLKNSIKRKIFS; encoded by the coding sequence ATGTTGTTACACAAAATTCGTCAAGCTGTCGAAACTAAATTAAAAAACTATCCTTTGCTGTTAGAACACACTATAAGAGTTTATCGCACTGCTACCAAAATGGCAAGACATTATAACAAACCTTTGTTGCCTATTCAAATTGCAGCTTTATTTCATGATTACACCAAAAACGACACCTTAGAACAACAAAAACCCTATCTTACTCAAGCCAATATCCAAAAATACAGCAAAACGCCTGCTATTTTTCACGCTCTATCTGCTGCAAACATCTTAAAAAAAGAATTTGGCATCACAAATGTCACTATTCTTAATGCCATCAAAAAACATGTTTGGGGTGATAAAAAAATGAATTATTGCGATAAAATTGTATTGTTAAGTGACAAATTAGAACCTCAACGAAATTTTTCCCAAATAAAATATTTTCAAAAGCTAGCCTACTTTAACCTCAATCAAGCCATATATGAACTTCTTAAAAGTAATTTTGATTATTTCAGCCAAAAAGGATCCCCTTTGCCTTACAATTACCAAGAAATTTTATCCTCTTTGAAAAACTCCATCAAAAGAAAAATATTTTCATGA
- a CDS encoding YqeG family HAD IIIA-type phosphatase — MSNKMTCPNKLFIPQHYFPCVLQIPFELFQKQGIKALIFDLDNTLIECNKDILDEQIKNLLTKLSLIFKVVILSNASKKRLHKVLKNDFTFIYLNLLNKKPSPTAFQKACQLLKLETTQMLMIGDQLQTDIKGANQAGFCSLLVKPLNRFQESAFTKFNRFYREKKFLTNLKKQDYHLWKKKFQDFEEK; from the coding sequence ATGTCCAATAAAATGACTTGCCCCAACAAACTTTTTATCCCTCAACACTATTTTCCTTGTGTCTTGCAAATTCCTTTTGAGTTGTTTCAAAAACAAGGCATTAAAGCGTTAATTTTTGATCTAGACAATACTTTAATTGAATGCAACAAAGATATTTTAGATGAACAAATTAAAAACCTTTTAACTAAATTATCTCTTATTTTCAAAGTCGTTATTCTTTCTAATGCCTCTAAAAAACGCCTCCACAAAGTTTTAAAAAATGATTTTACTTTTATATATTTAAATTTATTAAACAAAAAACCATCCCCTACAGCTTTTCAAAAAGCATGCCAACTTCTCAAATTGGAAACCACACAAATGTTGATGATAGGAGACCAACTTCAAACAGATATCAAAGGAGCTAATCAAGCAGGTTTTTGTTCTTTATTGGTAAAACCCCTAAATCGCTTTCAAGAAAGCGCGTTTACCAAATTCAATCGTTTTTATCGTGAAAAAAAGTTTTTAACCAATCTCAAAAAACAAGATTATCACCTTTGGAAAAAAAAATTTCAAGACTTTGAAGAAAAATGA
- the greA gene encoding transcription elongation factor GreA yields MNNKIYELTQSGIEKLKKELTFLKEVKRKENLEALKEAREQGDLSENADYDAARNEQALIEHRISEIQNILKNVRVVKVSKEREVSIGKKVSLELLHTKQQQEIELVSTLEADPFNNKISIESPLGQNIKGHQIGDVVFVTGETGNTFRVKIVDVQ; encoded by the coding sequence ATGAATAATAAAATTTATGAACTTACCCAATCAGGAATAGAAAAATTAAAAAAAGAATTAACTTTTTTAAAAGAAGTTAAAAGAAAAGAAAATTTAGAAGCTTTAAAAGAAGCGCGCGAACAAGGAGATTTATCCGAAAACGCTGATTATGATGCTGCTAGAAACGAACAAGCTTTAATAGAACATCGCATCTCAGAAATCCAAAATATTTTAAAAAATGTCCGCGTAGTTAAAGTTTCCAAAGAAAGAGAAGTAAGTATTGGCAAAAAAGTATCTTTGGAGCTTTTACACACCAAACAACAACAAGAAATTGAATTAGTAAGCACCTTGGAAGCAGATCCTTTTAACAACAAAATTTCGATTGAATCTCCTTTAGGACAAAATATCAAAGGGCACCAAATAGGAGATGTTGTTTTTGTTACCGGCGAAACTGGAAACACTTTTAGAGTCAAAATTGTAGATGTCCAATAA